Proteins encoded together in one Ipomoea triloba cultivar NCNSP0323 chromosome 4, ASM357664v1 window:
- the LOC116016234 gene encoding receptor-like protein EIX2, with product MGTTCVHQIGYFFIILFTFVLMDLCNCSGSNNMGVCKEREMLALLCFKNEFEDPMNRLSSWVDGVDCCTKWEGVVCHNVTGHVVQLRLTNPNFDFEFDHLPKGTLSPCLLELKQLHHLDLSGLYKYFSGSRIPNFIGSFANLQYLDLSRLGFQGMIPPQLGNLTSLHTLILQSNFDYSSDSSLIKTNSLDWLTNLSNLRLLDLSYVNLSMTHNWLETINMLPSLRELHLSHCDLPKLSQSLRLLNNSLLEVLDLSFNEFNTVVPKWIFNLNNLVSLDLTFSGFLSPLPDVPWNLTSIITLNISRNYGMIGSLPSQLFRLSGLISLNLRDNQFQGPLPNGPWNLTSLSVLDISGNNLNGSLPNQLFGLSHLVSLDISSNQLQDPLPTGFSNLTFLKNLDASGNRMNCRIPNRIYDWTNLESLRLSDNQLQGTISNSISNLTSLSALYLLGNMLTGEIPKQIGNLSKLQVLSLSGNMLTGEIPKQIGILSKLQGLDLARNRLCGPLPENLGYSFPMIERLDISDNKLEGIVTENHFVNLTKLTGLDASGNRLTMRVNPNWTPPFQLDWLDLSGWNLGPQFPLWLQSQHQISEVDISNAGIEGELPTWLWNFSSQILLVNVSHNQLRGQLQNISFHPTREMGMGLLVYLGSNQFSGPLPHISSHITELDLSNNYFSGDVSDFLCHAQNMSNNLRILHLGRNALSGEIPDCWMHWPHLRVLYMKENKLVGSIPNSIGLLNMLESLDVHKNMLSGHIPPSLQNCTYLFKIDMGDNGFTGKVPRWLGTSFSYLTILSLRSNKFYGELPLEFCHLTSLRILDISNNHFSGLIPRCLKNFTAMINEEDFSDAEFQMSYSFYANDFGESALVTTKGLEYEYASLPQLLFAEMDLSSNNFTGDIPIDLTNLSRLRSLNLSRNNLTGNIPTEMGNMKLLESLDLSRNQLFGKIPSSFSSLCSLGVLDLSYNNLFGKIPSGTQLQGFNASCYVGNNLCGPPVSQNCSVGDGKIPKNKNKGDDDSSGLDWFYVSMAIGFDVGFWGICGSLFLVEPWRIAYFKFLDNKWKSFLAWAHALRTT from the coding sequence ATGGGGACGACTTGCGTCCATCAAATTGGTTATTTCTTCATCATCCTCTTCACCTTTGTGCTTATGGATCTGTGCAATTGTAGCGGAAGCAACAACATGGGGGTTTGCAAGGAGAGGGAGATGCTAGCACTATTGTGCTTCAAGAACGAGTTTGAAGATCCAATGAATCGACTCTCCTCTTGGGTTGATGGAGTTGATTGTTGCACCAAATGGGAGGGAGTTGTGTGCCACAATGTAACCGGTCATGTTGTTCAACTCCGGCTAACAAATCCCAACTTTGATTTTGAGTTTGATCATCTTCCAAAAGGTACACTCAGCCCTTGCTTACTAGAGTTGAAACAATTACATCACCTTGATCTTAGTGGcctttataaatattttagtgGATCTCGAATCCCTAATTTCATAGGATCTTTTGCAAACTTGCAATATCTTGATTTATCCCGTTTGGGATTTCAAGGGATGATTCCACCTCAACTTGGAAACCTTACAAGTTTGCACACTTTAATTTTGCAATCAAACTTTGATTATTCAAGTGATAGTAGTCTCATAAAAACTAATAGTCTTGACTGGTTAACCAATCTTTCAAATCTACGATTATTGGACTTGAGTTATGTTAATCTCAGCATGACACATAATTGGTTAGAGACAATTAATATGCTTCCTTCCTTGCGTGAGCTTCATTTATCTCATTGTGATCTGCCTAAATTATCTCAGTCACTTCGACTTCTAAACAATTCTTTACTTGAAGTCCTTGATCTTTCCTTTAATGAGTTCAACACTGTTGTTCCTAAATGGATTTTCAATCTCAATAACCTTGTTTCTCTTGATCTAACATTTTCTGGTTTTCTAAGTCCACTCCCTGATGTTCCTTGGAACTTGACATCCATTATCACTCTTAACATCAGTCGTAATTATGGAATGATTGGTTCATTGCCTAGTCAATTGTTTCGTCTTAGTGGTTTGATATCTCTTAACTTAAGAGATAATCAATTTCAAGGTCCCTTGCCCAATGGTCCTTGGAACTTGACATCTCTTAGTGTTCTTGACATCTCCGGAAATAATTTGAATGGTTCATTACCCAATCAATTGTTTGGTCTTAGTCACTTGGTATCTCTGGATATAAGTTCCAATCAATTGCAAGACCCTTTACCCACTGGTTTTTCAAACTTGACTTTCCTTAAAAATTTGGATGCTTCTGGTAACCGCATGAATTGCCGCATACCAAATCGGATTTACGATTGGACTAATCTAGAGTCACTTCGTCTTAGTGACAACCAATTGCAGGGAACCATTTCAAATTCTATTTCCAATTTGACATCTTTGTCTGCCCTTTATCTCCTTGGGAATATGCTTACGGGAGAGATACCAAAGCAAATTGGGAATCTCAGCAAGCTGCAAgttctttctctctctggaaATATGCTTACGGGAGAGATACCAAAGCAAATTGGGATACTCAGCAAGTTACAAGGTCTTGATCTTGCAAGAAACAGGTTATGCGGACCTCTTCCTGAGAATTTGGGGTATTCATTTCCAATGATTGAAAGGTTGGACATTTCAGATAACAAGTTGGAAGGCATAGTGACAGAAAATCACTTTGTTAATCTCACAAAGTTAACCGGTTTAGATGCATCTGGAAATAGATTAACCATGCGTGTCAATCCAAACTGGACACCTCCATTCCAACTTGATTGGCTTGATCTAAGTGGCTGGAATTTGGGTCCTCAGTTTCCTCTTTGGTTGCAATCTCAACATCAAATTTCTGAGGTGGACATTTCTAATGCTGGAATAGAGGGTGAGCTTCCAACTTGGTTATGGAACTTTTCTTCTCAAATTCTATTAGTTAATGTTTCACACAATCAACTGCGAGGTCAACTTCAAAACATATCATTTCACCCAACTAGAGAGATGGGTATGGGTTTATTAGTGTATTTGGGTTCTAACCAATTTAGTGGTCCCTTACCTCATATCTCTAGTCACATAACTGAGCTAGACTTGTCAAACAATTATTTCTCAGGAGATGTCTCCGACTTCTTATGTCATgcacaaaatatgtcaaataaccTTCGAATACTTCATTTGGGAAGAAATGCTTTATCTGGAGAAATTCCTGACTGTTGGATGCATTGGCCACACTTGAGAGTATTATatatgaaggaaaacaaattggTTGGAAGCATACCAAATTCCATTGGGCTTTTGAATATGTTGGAATCTTTAGATGTGCACAAGAACATGCTTTCAGGCCATATACCTCCATCGTTGCAAAACTGCACCTATCTATTTAAAATTGATATGGGTGACAATGGATTCACTGGGAAAGTCCCAAGATGGTTGGGGACTAGTTTCTCATATTTAACAATCTTAAGTCTTCGATCAAATAAGTTTTATGGTGAATTGCCTCTAGAGTTCTGCCATCTCACATCCCTTCGCATTTTAGACATTTCCAATAATCACTTCTCTGGTTTGATACCTAGGTGTCTTAAAAATTTCACTGCAATGATCAATGAAGAGGATTTTTCCGATGCAGAATTTCAAATGAGTTATTCATTTTATGCAAATGACTTCGGTGAAAGTGCTCTAGTTACAACAAAAGGACTTGAGTATGAGTATGCTTCTCTCCCTCAATTATTGTTTGCTGAAATGGATCTTTCAAGTAACAATTTCACTGGGGACATTCCAATTGACTTGACCAATCTTTCGAGATTGAGATCCTTGAACTTATCAAGAAACAATTTGACTGGAAATATCCCTACGGAAATGGGGAACATGAAGTTATTAGAATCACTTGATCTTTCAAGAAATCAACTTTTTGGAAAAATTCCATCAAGTTTCTCAAGTTTGTGCAGTCTAGGTGTTTTGGACTTGTCTTATAACAACCTCTTCGGAAAGATACCTTCAGGTACTCAGCTGCAAGGCTTTAATGCTTCGTGTTATGTTGGCAACAACCTTTGTGGCCCTCCTGTCTCACAAAATTGTAGTGTTGGTGATGGCAAAAttcccaaaaacaaaaataaaggagATGATGATAGTTCTGGACTGGACTGGTTCTATGTTAGCATGGCTATAGGATTTGATGTGGGCTTTTGGGGGATCTGTGGTTCTTTGTTTCTTGTGGAACCTTGGAGGATTGCCTATTTTAAGTTTTTGGATAACAAGTGGAAATCCTTTTTAGCATGGGCACATGCTCTAAGGACGACTTAA
- the LOC116016235 gene encoding uncharacterized protein LOC116016235, with product MRNILPFLISPETRMRNILPILISPEQAGFVKGRSIQDNILLAMELLQSIDKRCRGCNVAIKLDMMKAFDRVAWPFLKALLLKFGFSTFFVNLIMQNLTATRFSVLVNGVSSGFFQPSRGVKQGDPLSPLLFILTSEGLSRALVRKVGTGMIQPYKNPSAACPIITHLAFADDILIFASGSRKSLQNIKATLQEYEQASGQKINFSKSFFVTSKFASTARINTITRELGMHRHTIPFKYLGVNLFKGRNKSFYYQHILDGIDKRLLGWQRKLLSTGGRIILIKHVLSTIPLYSLASIQLPKGVIHSIEQRMANFFWGSNQGHNKRHWTSWSKLCFPEKEGGLGFRSLPALQSTFAAKLWFSYCKGGTIWSDYMRILHPNPNKPSSYSDSITWRRMKSVSSTVEDNITFLEDELIWQPSTLGSFTFDTAYNLFRPICPFCWNENASLEHCMRSCSSIIEIWIYFANLFNVNLGLATSVRTTCHVWWLSAEPEDGWSNVSATIRKLMPCFILWNVWKKYNTLIYEGGRYSQDRIIWEIKNDFLAFSVTHPFCSSKASDQRFIEAGLVTSFTNPRPKKTLWIKWQHPPIGRLKLNSDASFSAISCGGEAEALALAFAMRWCDLAARKPTLIEVDSSVLVHLILNHEAPIPWKIRQSIFTIRKLLSSWSSSIAHSYRETNKVADSLASFGCNLLSPSVFFTPISLPPSVISSLLYDWRGLLTPRLSS from the exons ATGCGCAACATCCTTCCATTTCTTATATCTCCAGAAACCCGGATGCGCAACATCCTTCCAATTCTTATATCTCCAGAACAAGCTGGTTTTGTTAAAGGAAGGTCGATTCAAGACAACATTCTCCTGGCCATGGAACTCTTACAATCAATTGATAAAAGATGTCGTGGTTGTAATGTTGCAATCAAGCTTGATATGATGAAAGCATTTGACCGTGTAGCTTGGCCTTTCCTGAAAGCTCTACTTCTCAAATTTGGCTTCTCTACTTTTTTTGTCAACCTAATCATGCAAAACCTCACTGCCACGCGCTTCTCAGTTCTTGTCAACGGAGTGAGTAGCGGTTTCTTCCAACCATCAAGAGGAGTTAAACAAGGTGACCCCCTATCACCTTTGCTATTCATACTGACTTCAGAAGGACTCTCAAGAGCTTTAGTCAGGAAAGTTGGGACAGGTATGATTCAACCATACAAGAACCCCTCAGCTGCTTGCCCGATCATTACTCATCTTGCTTTTGCAGATGATATTCTTATTTTTGCAAGTGGAAGCCGAAAATCCTTGCAGAATATAAAGGCTACACTTCAAGAATATGAGCAAGCATCAGGACAGAAAATCAACTTTTCCAAAAGTTTCTTTGTTACTTCAAAATTTGCTTCCACAGCAAGAATCAACACAATCACTCGAGAGCTTGGTATGCATAGACACACTATTCCTTTCAAATATCTTGGAGTCAATTTGTTTAAAGGAAGAAATAAAAGCTTTTACTACCAACATATCCTAGATGGGATTGACAAAAGATTACTTGGCTGGCAGAGAAAACTTCTTTCTACAGGCGGAAGAATCATTTTGATCAAACACGTCCTATCAACAATCCCTTTGTACTCACTGGCTTCGATACAACTCCCTAAAGGAGTTATCCACTCTATTGAGCAAAGGATGGCAAACTTTTTCTGGGGTTCTAACCAAGGTCACAATAAAAGGCATTGGACTTCCTGGTCCAAACTTTGTTTTCCAGAAAAAGAGGGAGGCTTGGGTTTTAGATCTTTACCGGCTTTGCAATCCACTTTTGCTGCCAAACTTTGGTTTTCATACTGCAAAGGAGGCACCATATGGAGTGACTACATGAGAATCCTGCATCCAAACCCAAACAAACCTTCGAGTTATTCTGACTCAATAACTTGGCGACGAATGAAATCTGTGTCTTCTACAGTTGAGGATAACATCACTTTCTTAGAGGATGAGTTGATCTGGCAACCTTCTACCTTGGGATCTTTCACCTTCGACACAGCTTACAACCTCTTCCGTCCAA TTTGCCCTTTCTGTTGGAATGAGAATGCTTCTCTTGAACATTGCATGCGGAGTTGTTCAAGCATTATAGAAATTTGGATTTATTTTGCAAACCTCTTCAATGTCAATCTTGGTCTTGCCACCTCAGTTCGAACAACATGCCATGTCTGGTGGCTATCAGCAGAACCAGAAGACGGATGGAGTAATGTTTCAGCTACCATTCGAAAATTAATGCCTTGCTTTATTCTATGGAATGTATGGAAGAAGTACAACACTCTGATTTATGAAGGAGGGCGCTACTCGCAGGACCGTATTATTTGGGAGATTAAAAATGATTTCCTTGCCTTTTCGGTAACCCATCCCTTTTGTTCCTCAAAAGCCTCCGACCAAAGATTTATTGAAGCCGGTCTCGTGACTTCTTTCACTAACCCGAGACCAAAGAAGACCCTTTGGATTAAATGGCAACACCCTCCCATTGGACGCTTAAAGCTCAATTCTGATGCTTCCTTTTCAGCAATCTCTTGTGGAGGAG AAGCGGAAGCTCTTGCTCTTGCCTTTGCTATGAGATGGTGTGATCTGGCAGCTCGTAAACCAACTCTCATTGAAGTGGACTCCTCAGTTCTTGTCCATCTCATTCTTAATCACGAAGCTCCAATCCCATGGAAGATTAGACAATCAATTTTCACCATTCGAAAATTGCTCTCGTCATGGTCATCTTCAATTGCTCACTCATATAGAGAAACAAACAAGGTTGCAGATTCTTTAGCTTCTTTTGGTTGTAATCTCCTTTCTCCATCTGTTTTTTTCACCCCCATCTCTTTACCTCCTTCTGTTATCTCTTCTCTTTTGTATGACTGGAGGGGTCTTTTGACCCCTAGATTATcctcctaa
- the LOC116016702 gene encoding IRK-interacting protein → MASATQIFEEDGEEVNGDGGTNEFRRQEIQAAIAKAVELRALHAALVQGNSPGNLRFSSASPVSHHLHPQLSAQDYPVFTPSYEDEPLPGYKQLQLENQNYSELWDDYNLGGGGNGSGTESVLMDYRKTNASLRKAVAATYGNIESPHVCPAEDQKSVTGSCTDQITVLRASPGPEFSRSRRNSMGDFKSLSSCNKCKPAIISTESDAASKIGKSSNLVVPLSDLHSSVQSQPKTKGLNFSWLFPRLKKKNKNECSPIRTESEDVSQVYKDIGAVSIESLRKELAEANESRDAALMEVAEMKSSIGELRAKLEYLENYCEELKKALRLAIQAKDSQVPMKLKNLPRRGKSGDGEGENSMPVSEDVMLEGFLQIVSEARLSVKQFCKTLIRQIEETDTSLTDNLNLLLQPYKLTLNSKYSKAVLYHLEAIINQSLYQDFENCVFQKNGSPKHLDPEQDRQAQFSSFVALRNLSWNEVLRKGTKYYSEEFSKFCDQKMSCIITTLNWNRPWPEQLLQAFFVSAKCIWLLHLLAFSFYPPLVILRIEENRPFDSHFMEDIFADRQRSQGPSQVKVMVMPGFYVQDRVLRCKVICRYKSAP, encoded by the exons ATGGCTTCTGCAACCCAAATCTTTGAAGAAGACGGCGAGGAGGTTAACGGAGACGGAGGAACCAATGAATTTAGACGGCAAGAGATTCAAGCCGCCATTGCTAAAGCTGTGGAGCTCAGAGCTCTTCACGCCGCCCTGGTGCAGGGTAATAGCCCTGGAAATCTCAGATTTTCTTCTGCTTCCCCTGTTTCTCACCATCTTCATCCCCAGCTCTCTGCTCAAGATTACCCTGTTTTCACACCA AGTTATGAAGATGAGCCATTGCCAGGGTACAAGCAACTGCAGCTAGAAAATCAAAACTATTCTGAACTTTGGGATGACTATAACCTTGGAGGAGGGGGAAATGGAAGTGGAACTGAATCGGTTTTAATGGACTATCGAAAGACAAATGCGTCTTTAAGAAAGGCAGTGGCTGCAACTTATGGCAACATAGAATCGCCACACGTTTGTCCAGCCGAAGACCAGAAATCTGTAACGGGTTCCTGTACTGACCAGATTACAGTTCTTAGAGCCTCTCCAGGACCTGAATTTAGCAGGTCGAGAAGAAATAGTATGGGGGACTTTAAATCACTATCGTCTTGTAACAAGTGCAAGCCCGCGATTATTAGTACTGAGAGCGATGCAGCTAGCAAGATCGGGAAGAGCTCTAACCTTGTTGTGCCACTCTCAGATTTACACTCTTCTGTTCAATCACAGCCCAAGACCAAAGGGTTGAACTTTTCTTGGTTGTTTCCTCGgctgaaaaagaaaaacaagaacgAATGCTCGCCAATCAGGACAGAATCCGAGGATGTCTCTCAAGTGTACAAGGATATAGGGGCGGTATCTATTGAATCGTTGAGGAAAGAGCTCGCGGAAGCGAACGAGAGTCGAGATGCAGCGTTGATGGAAGTTGCAGAAATGAAGTCTTCTATAGGGGAACTAAGGGCAAAATTGGAGTACTTGGAGAACTACTGTGAGGAACTGAAGAAGGCTTTAAGGTTAGCAATTCAAGCGAAGGACTCACAGGTCCCGATGAAGCTTAAAAATCTTCCGAGAAGGGGGAAATCTGGAGACGGGGAAGGAGAAAACTCGATGCCCGTGAGTGAAGATGTGATGTTGGAGGGGTTCTTGCAGATTGTATCAGAGGCAAGACTATCAGTGAAGCAATTCTGCAAAACTCTTATCAGGCAGATCGAAGAAACAGACACTTCTTTAACTGACAACCTAAACCTTCTGCTTCAACCGTATAAACTAACCCTCAATTCCAAGTACTCAAAGGCAGTGTTATACCATTTGGAAGCTATCATAAACCAGTCACTCTATCAGGACTTTGAGAATTGCGTTTTCCAGAAGAACGGCTCGCCAAAGCACTTGGATCCCGAACAAGACCGCCAAGCACAATTCTCGTCTTTTGTTGCCTTGAGGAACCTAAGCTGGAATGAAGTGTTAAGAAAGGGGACTAAGTATTACAGCGAAGAGTTCAGCAAGTTCTGTGATCAGAAAATGAGTTGCATCATTACGACTCTTAATTGGAATAGGCCATGGCCCGAGCAGCTTCTCCAAGCGTTCTTTGTCTCTGCTAAATGCATCTGGCTGCTGCATTTGCTAGCATTTTCGTTCTATCCGCCTTTGGTGATCCTGAGAATCGAAGAGAACAGACCTTTCGATTCTCATTTCATGGAGGATATTTTCGCGGATAGGCAAAGATCGCAAGGTCCAAGCCaggtaaaggtcatggtcaTGCCCGGGTTTTATGTGCAGGATAGAGTACTTAGGTGTAAGGTCATTTGTAGGTACAAATCTGCACCCTAA
- the LOC116016704 gene encoding UDP-glycosyltransferase 92A1, translating into MEGKRETIILFPFMAQGHITPFLALSFRIAEKGSYNIILVNTPLNIKKLRSSLPPKYSSIRLLEIPFDGTQHGLPPDAETADILPYYVGLRLLELSPSLEPAFRALLSDVIREQGGLRPLCVVADFFFGWTAAVAREFGIFHAIFSGAGAFGLACFYSMWLSLPHRDSGEVEFTLPDFPEAGIFHVSQLSPSLAVADGADRFSVFQRKNLPTWADSNGLLLNTIAELENNGLVYFRRKLNVPVWAIGPILLSEDDRARIRAGKEFGISPEECTKWLDKKPESSVLYISFGSQSTISATQMMQLAKALDSTDRNFIWVIRPPLGFDPAADFSPEEWLPEGFIERVKVNETGLIVLNWAPQVEILAHSSIAAFLSHCGWNSVLESLCNGVALIGWPMAAEQFFNAKLLGEEVGVCVEVARGTNFEVRWSDIVEKIEMVMGENEKGKEIRRKAMEVKEIIRNAGRDEEGYKGSSVIAMEEFLKAAEMMKERAEIGRL; encoded by the coding sequence ATGGAAGGGAAAAGGGAAACCATAATTCTGTTCCCTTTCATGGCGCAAGGCCATATAACACCCTTCTTAGCCTTATCTTTCAGAATTGCCGAGAAGGGTTCTTACAATATAATCTTAGTTAACACCCCTCTGAACATCAAGAAACTCCGATCATCTCTCCCGCCCAAATACTCCTCCATTCGCCTTCTCGAAATCCCCTTCGATGGAACCCAGCACGGCCTCCCCCCGGACGCCGAGACCGCCGATATTCTCCCCTACTACGTCGGATTACGCCTCCTCGAACTCTCCCCTTCCCTCGAGCCCGCCTTCAGAGCACTACTCTCCGATGTAATTCGCGAACAGGGAGGACTCAGGCCGCTCTGCGTCGTCGCGGATTTCTTTTTCGGGTGGACGGCCGCCGTGGCGCGTGAGTTCGGAATCTTCCACGCGATTTTCAGCGGCGCCGGCGCGTTCGGTTTGGCTTGTTTCTACTCCATGTGGCTCAGTCTCCCTCACAGAGATTCCGGCGAGGTGGAGTTCACGCTCCCTGATTTCCCTGAAGCTGGAATATTTCACGTCTCTCAGTTATCTCCCAGCTTAGCCGTGGCAGACGGCGCCGACCGTTTCTCCGTTTTCCAGCGGAAAAATCTCCCGACATGGGCGGATTCCAATGGGCTTTTGCTCAACACTATAGCAGAGCttgaaaataacgggttagtgtatTTTCGGCGAAAATTAAACGTCCCGGTTTGGGCGATCGGGCCAATATTACTCTCTGAAGATGATCGAGCTAGAATCAGGGCCGGCAAAGAATTTGGGATTTCCCCGGAAGAATGCACAAAATGGCTTGACAAAAAGCCGGAAAGCTCTGTACTTTACATATCTTTTGGTTCACAGAGCACAATCTCAGCAACCCAAATGATGCAACTGGCAAAAGCCTTAGATTCCACCGACAGAAATTTCATATGGGTAATCAGGCCGCCGCTGGGATTCGATCCCGCCGCCGATTTTAGCCCCGAGGAATGGCTGCCGGAGGGGTTCATAGAACGCGTTAAGGTCAACGAAACAGGGCTAATAGTTCTAAATTGGGCGCCTCAGGTGGAGATCCTGGCGCATTCCTCCATTGCCGCATTTTTAAGCCATTGCGGATGGAATTCCGTCCTGGAATCGCTCTGCAACGGGGTGGCGCTCATAGGGTGGCCAATGGCGGCGGAGCAGTTTTTCAATGCGAAATTGTTGGGAGAAGAAGTTGGGGTTTGTGTGGAGGTGGCCAGAGGGACTAATTTTGAGGTGAGATGGAGTGATATAGTGGAGAAGATAGAGATGGTTATGGGGGAGAATGAGAAGGGGAAGGAAATCAGGAGAAAAGCTATGGAGGTTAAAGAGATTATTAGAAATGCTGGTAGAGATGAAGAAGGTTACAAAGGGAGTTCTGTCATAGCCATGGAAGAGTTCCTGAAAGCTGCTGAGATGATGAAGGAAAGAGCAGAGATTGGAAGATTATAA